Genomic DNA from Fusarium keratoplasticum isolate Fu6.1 chromosome 2, whole genome shotgun sequence:
TCGGACCTCCAAAGGAAAGGCGGCTGTGGGTCTTGGTATTTGTGGAGGTGGATCGGTCGCCGAGAGCCGGACTTTGACATGGCCAGGGCGGAGTCCGGCCACGGTCCATGCAGGCGACACCGGCAACGGCCGGTTAGGTGAGTAATAAGCCTTCATCAAGACTGTGTTATATATCGTTCAAGGGTGGCACAAGCTGTTGTGGAACGCAATACACCACGGACTTCTCAATCACTCAATCACACCACCGAAATCATGTCTTCCCAGTTGCCcttcaagctcgaccagcCATCTCTCTTACACGACGGTGCACTTTTGAACGGCGCATGGGTCCAGTCAAAGACTGGAGAAACCTTTCAAGTCGAAGGTAAGATCATGTGCTGAGTCAAGGATCAAGGATTGCGTCTAACTGGAAACTGCAGAACCAGGGACCGGAAGGGCGTTTGCAACTTGCCCAACAAAcaaggttgttgatgttgatgcctTTGTCGAAACGTCGCACGAGGCCTTCTCCAAGTACCGCCACGTCAATCCCCGCGTACGAGCCAAGATACTTTTGAAATGGCATGACTTAATAGCCGACGCTCGTGAAGACATTGCCAAGCTGGTCACCTACGAAACGGGCAAGCCACTCGCAGAGGCCCGTGGAGAAGTTGACTATGCCCTTGGATTTGCTTGGTGGTTTGCCGGAGAAGCGGAGAGGATTCGAGGATCTGTTGCTATCCCTTCCATCTCGGAGCGACGCACCTTTGTCGTCAAGCAGCCCATCGGCGTGACCGTCGCACTTGTCCCCTGGAACTTTCCAGTTGCCATGATCATTCGGAAAGTCGCCGCAGCTCTCGCAGCGGGCTGCAGCATGATCGTGAAACCATCGCCAGAAACGCCCCTGAGCACTCTGGCGCTGGCTGACCTTGCCCTCCGCGCTGGTGTCCCGCCTGGTGTCTTTAATGTCATCACGACAGATAACGATAATACGCCAGCCGTGAGCGAGAGTCTATGTAAACACCCACTCGTCCGCAAGGTGACCTTTACCGGCAGTACGGCGGTTGGAAAGCTTATTGCGAGACACTGTGCCGACGGCCTCAAGAAGGTCACACTTGAGCTAGGTGGTAATTGCCCGTTCATCGTTTTCGACGATGGAGACCTTGAACAGGCTgtgtcggccttgatgatccTGAAGTGGCGTACCGCTGGACAAGCTTGCACTCACGCCAATCGGGTCTATGTTCAAAGTGGCGTCTACGACAAGTTCGCAAAGATGATCCTCGAAGCGACACAAAAGCTTCGTGTCGGTCACGGCGTCGAGCCCTCTACCACTATGGGGGCTCTTACCACCCCCCGTGGCATCCAGAAGTTGGAAAACCACATTTTCGACGCTGTTTCCAAGGGAGGCAAGATTCTCTGTGGCGGTAAAAGACCGGATCGCGATGGTTATTTCTTCGAACCCACCATCATCTCTAACATGATTTCATCCATGTTGACGACGAATGAAGAGATATTCGGCCCCCTTCTTGGCCTATACAAGTTTAAcacagaagaagaggttgtcaaggctgcGAACGACACCTCGATGGGTCTTGCGTCCTACTTCTTCACCAGCGACACCAGTAGAACTTGGAGGCTGcttgagaacctcgaggCAGGAATGATTGGGATGAACACGGGTAACTCCTCTGGAGCAGAGTCTCCTTTTGGGGGGATCAAGGAGTCAGGATATGGCAAAGAGGCCGGAAAGGACGTTGCCATCGAAGAGTACCTGATTGCCAAGACTGGTACTTTGACGGTTGGATCGATGGCCAAATTGTAGTTAATTTGCCATAGCGGTATTAGTTAATAGTGAGATATTTAGAGAAATACCGTCCCTTTTCACATTTTCCGCCTTCACTATGTCTTTATATATCTGCAGAATCTGGTTAAGCAATGTGTAGAACACAATGTACCACTATGCCAAAGCAAAAGTGAAGATATCTTTCAACAGATGCCGAGGCCAATTGCTCGCTCTATGCTGCTCAAAACAATGGTTCAAGCTTCCCATACACTCATTGGATCGTCCTCTTGATGACCAGCATGACAATTGTTGTTCCACTCATGCTCTTAAGAGACGAAGCCTGGTCAGTACCCATCCACTGATCCTTCCATACAATACAGCCAAGCAATTCTCCCATTCGTGGCCAAAATTTGCCTTTGGGTCATTCAGACCCTGTAATTTGTTAAAAATCAAGTTTCTCTGAAGCATCTGGTGAAATACGAAGCTTACAGGGCTAACCCACACAAGAGGCCGTGTCTCCACAGAGAAGTAGGCTCGTAATTGAGTTTCCGGGTCCGTGTGGGTCTCAAGGTCCGCGTGGGGACGGAGAATGAAGCGGAAATTAATCCCGCCTCCGGCCCGGCCCGGCGTCTACACCACGACTGCTCGCATTGGCAATTGGGATCGTAATGTGGTTGAGATGTTTG
This window encodes:
- a CDS encoding Aldedh domain-containing protein; this translates as MSSQLPFKLDQPSLLHDGALLNGAWVQSKTGETFQVEEPGTGRAFATCPTNKVVDVDAFVETSHEAFSKYRHVNPRVRAKILLKWHDLIADAREDIAKLVTYETGKPLAEARGEVDYALGFAWWFAGEAERIRGSVAIPSISERRTFVVKQPIGVTVALVPWNFPVAMIIRKVAAALAAGCSMIVKPSPETPLSTLALADLALRAGVPPGVFNVITTDNDNTPAVSESLCKHPLVRKVTFTGSTAVGKLIARHCADGLKKVTLELGGNCPFIVFDDGDLEQAVSALMILKWRTAGQACTHANRVYVQSGVYDKFAKMILEATQKLRVGHGVEPSTTMGALTTPRGIQKLENHIFDAVSKGGKILCGGKRPDRDGYFFEPTIISNMISSMLTTNEEIFGPLLGLYKFNTEEEVVKAANDTSMGLASYFFTSDTSRTWRLLENLEAGMIGMNTGNSSGAESPFGGIKESGYGKEAGKDVAIEEYLIAKTGTLTVGSMAKL